One genomic region from Esox lucius isolate fEsoLuc1 chromosome 24, fEsoLuc1.pri, whole genome shotgun sequence encodes:
- the LOC105028173 gene encoding ubiquitin carboxyl-terminal hydrolase 47-like — protein sequence MAINSANSRLFGAVNNFFIRACSPLSVNGPLALFITGPEYHGLKNPGAMCYLNSVLQVLFMTEDFREAVESHCEENYIIDLQLHQLFSNLKENESNTKDVMSTLGIENLYEQRDAAEYFEKILSMVNPEVSKIFKGELRHITTCFSKHVTSDETGPFWTLPLPIADPLDSSNTYCVKDGFNNFFKSSTVSGENQMYCDECDKKADATIECRMEHHPDILILLLKRFEFDYDSMAYVKINRCVEVPHTLQTEKNLYELYAVVDHFGSLSGGHYIAKIKSFEDHNWYIFNDSFVNKLNPQPNSTMIERSQSAYLLVYRKSHVKNDHATDQVQVPPSEGGVNKEDGEHVEMKTSGVNINGGVEQKEHEHAVRRKEQLRHLRKPDTGTDTVIDKTKPIYCGLFEESVEYIAHRRQDVDEDKYLVSVTDVTLQQTPETQQKLGKLRVYHYDYILPVRSSLREKDNFVEKGPKGNFVEKGERDNVVEKGIRILWRQGKGTILWRKGNRIMLWRKGNRIMWRKGNGIMWTRRAGVMLWRKGNRIMWQRKGNSIKWRKGNWIMLWRKGKRIMWTKGEGVMLWRNGSRIMWRNGSRIM from the exons ATGGCAATAAACAGTGCCAATTCTAGGCTTTTTGGGGCCGTAAACAACTTTTTTATTAGGGCCTGCTCTCCCCTATCGGTCAATGGCCCCCTAGCACTTTTTATCACAGGACCAG AATACCATGGTTTGAAGAATCCAGGGGCAATGTGTTATTTGAACAGTGTTTTGCAGGTCCTCTTCATGACGGAGGACTTCAGAGAGGCTGTGGAAAG TCATTGTGAAGAAAACTATATTATTGATCTTCAGCTGCATCAGCTGTTTTCAAATTTAAAGGAAAATGAATCTAACACAAAGGACGTCATGTCAACACTGGGCATTGAAAACT tATATGAACAACGTGATGCTGCTGAGTATTTTGAGAAGATTTTAAGCATGGTTAATCCTGAAGTGTCTAAG ATCTTTAAAGGAGAATTAAGACACATCACTACCTGTTTCAGCAAACATGTAACCAGTGATGAAACAGGTCCATTTTGGACATTGCCCCTCCCCATAGCAGATCCATTGGACTCTTCCAACACCTACTGTGTG AAGGATGGGTTTAACAATTTCTTcaagtcttcaactgtgagtggggAAAACCAGATGTACTGTGATGAATGTGACAAGAAAGCAGATGCAACCATT GAATGCAGGATGGAACATCACCCAGACATTCTTATTCTGCTCCTCAAGCGGTTTGAATTTGACTACGACAGCATGGCATATGTCAAAATCAACCGCTGTGTGGAAGTGCCTCACACATTACAGACAGAG AAAAATCTCTATGAGCTTTATGCAGTTGTGGACCATTTTGGCAGTTTAAGTGGTGGACATTACATTGCTAAGATCAAGTCCTTTGAGGATCACAACTGGTATATCTTCAATGATTCCTTTGTAAACAAG TTGAATCCACAACCAAACAGTACAATGATTGAAAG ATCCCAGAGTGCTTACCTACTTGTCTACAGAAAAT CGCATGTTAAAAACGACCATGCAACCGACCAAGTTCAAGTTCCTCCCAGTGAGGGTGGAGTTAATAAAGAGGATGGAGAGCATGTTGAAATGAAGACAAGTGGGGTTAACATTAATGGTGGTGTAGAACAGAAAGAACATGAGCATGCAGTCAGGAGGAAAGAACAACTGAGACATTTGAGAAAGCCAGACACAGGAACAGATACTGTTATTGATAAAACAAAACCAATATACTGTGGTTTGTTTGAGGAAAGCGTGGAGTACATAGCACACAGGAGACAGGATGTGGATGAGGACAAATACTTGGTGTCAGTAACAGATGTCACTCTGCAGCAGACACCAGAGACACAACAGAAATTGGGCAAGCTCCGTGTATACCATTATGACTATATTTTGCCCGTTAGGAGTTCACTAAGGGAGAAGGATAATTTTGTGGAGAAAGGACCTAAGGGTAATTTTGTGGAGAAAGGGGAAAGGGATAATGTTGTGGAGAAAGGGATCAGGATACTGTGGAGACAAGGAAAGGGGACAATTTTGTGGAGAAAAGGGAACAGGATAATGTTGTGGAGAAAGGGGAACAGGATAATGTGGAGAAAGGGGAATGGGATAATGTGGACAAGGCGGGCAGGGGTAATGTTGTGGAGGAAGGGGAACAGGATAATGTGGCAGAGAAAGGGGAACAGTATAAAGTGGAGAAAGGGGAACTGGATAATGTTGTGGAGAAAGGGGAAAAGGATAATGTGGACAAAGGGGGAGGGGGTAATGTTGTGGAGAAATGGGAGCAGGATAATGTGGAGAAATGGGAGCAGGATAATGTGA